AGATTTGTTGAGATCAgtgtaatcgacacacatgcgccattgcccggtcttcttccgaactaggactgggttagccagccagtcgggatgaaggacttctttgatgaagcccgCTGCTAAAAGCTTGGCCAATTCCTCCTTGAttgcgtccttcctgtcttgtgcaaagcggcggagtcgttgtttgataggtttagcgtcttccttaacatgtaaagagtactcaatcacctctctaggaataccaggcatatcggatggtttccacgcaaagatatctttattattttgaagaaaggtgatgagcgcgctttcctatttacaatctaactcggcgcctattacagcagttttagtaggatcagaaggatctagggggattttcttagtcttggcttcgctttctccactcttTGAGATCTTGGTAGTAGGCACCTCTCCTTCGCTTGCCGtggttgcagccagtcggatgtcTTCTCGAGCGATCGCGATCTCTcgggtttgggccatctcgcaactttccttgtcacatgtgacggcttgcttgatgtcactTCGTAGGGATATaactcctcgaggaccaggcatcttcatcatcatgtaggtgtagtgagGGACGGCcataaacttggctaacgccgggcgtccgagtatggcgtgATACGCTGTCCCGAAATCAGCGACTTTGAAGTAGACGTTCTCTGTGtgaaagttttcccgagtgccaaaggtgaccgggagaatgatctggccgagtggtgttGCAGATAGCCCTGGGATGACTCCGTGAAAGAGcgcattactcggctttaactcggtgcgagggatctgcatgtcgtccagggtcttggcgaagaggatattgagtgcgctgccaccatcgatgagggttctgcgaagcttgacattgcgaaccactgggtctagtaccagggggtaccgccccgggtggaccactcggtcagggtGATCCTAGCGGTCGAACTTGATTGttgtctctgaccaccgaagatattggggcgtatcGGGCTGGACAgcgttgatctcccgttcggtcagcttttgctttcttttgGACTCGTAAGCCAGAGGGCCACCGAAGATGTGGTTGAGCTCCTTACAGTGATCTTGAAAACCTGTCggggcatcatcatcatcatccttctttttcgacgtgctttgttctccATTAGAGGTCTTCCGTGTATTTTTGGCATATTGCTCTGCaaactgcttgtagacgaagcaatctttagCCGCGTGGTTcgagttgggatgatgcggacattgggagttcatgatcttgtcaaaagtgttgacgcgcgaacgttgtcgggagGAGTGTGTAGTAGTTGCGACAagttcctcgggcttacgcttgcggtccttgtgattgttacttccacccccTCCCGTAGTCGGCGTatctttctttggcttccaGGTAGGACCCGACTGCTTAGATGCGATAATGGCGTCTttggctttggcatactcattggctttttcaaacatttgTTTGACTGTCTTGGGAGGTTTGCGCCCGAACTTACCGACTAGTTCATCGTGGCAAATTCCTttggtgaaggcggcgatgatgacatcgtcggtgatgtcggagatcttgttgcgctGTTTAgagaagcgtcggatgtaatctcgaagggattctctagacttctgaatgacgttgtagagatcaaactgtgtgccggggcgttcaaaggtgccctggaagttggcaATGAAATGGTCGCGAAGTTCCGCCCATGATCCAATCGTGCCACGGGGTAATCCGTGGAGCCAGGATCGGGCAAaatccgctagggccacaggtaagtagtttgccatggccttgctgtctcctcctgctgcacggattgcgagaccgtagacggtaagccaagACTCTGGAttggtggtgccgtcatacttctcgattccagtcggcttgaagccggctggccaatccactcgacgcaggtcgttaGTAAAGGAAGCTACTCCAtccatgtcgtcgtcgtagtGATCTGGTGAATGGCGGTAACctcgtgctgcacggcgctggttgatcgtatcgcgaagatcgacgggatGCCGGCGAGGTGGGGAGCGAGGCCGTTCAACTCGGCGCACCCTGTGTCGCTCAGGGGGCAAGTGAACAGATCGCTCGTCgtggcccctgctcctgcgattggatcctgcgccggcgatgctgaggcttggctggtgaTAATCATGAGATCGGAGATGGGGAacccggctgccagtcggcgtgcggatgctttcggagttaaccgggaccgaagcggcgatcatggtcttggtctggttcaagatgttgacgacgtggtcagcttggttgagtgcgtcttccttgaggagggtgatCGCAGCGACAGCGTTCTGTTggggggtgcggaaaaccgctGTCCCCTCAACATCTTGCTGCCCGATGAGATCTCGCACTTGTCGCCCTGCGTCCAAGGCTCTTTGTCGTCGGTCCTCGGCCTCCTTTGCAGCCCGCTCGCGTTCTTGTTGCTCTCGCCGCAGCCGTTCTTGCTCTTGTGCTTGGCGCTCCTCTTCCAGTCGGCGTCGCTCGGCCTCCTGCTGTACGCGTCGTGcttctgcttctcgggcttggcgTTGTTCTTCCATCTCGTTgtcggccatgaagacgccgaagtagagaggggtgtaattGTCTTCCAAGctttcgtcgaagtcgtcgaggtcGTGGTTGTCGTAGCGGTAGCCGAATTCGTCATACTCCACGATCTCTGTTAGTCGCGAGTCGATGCCGGGGGAGCTGAAGTAGCCTTCCAattgatccgtcgaaaccgtgccgagtggctggagtatgacgccgacttccctggagctaggcaggatcggtgttgaagccgacttccgcctaggcctacggggagaAGACGCCCTTGTAGTGAAGACGGTagccaaatcgtcggggagtttcatcaggattggcgGGTAGGCcgcatcatcttgatctggtggtGTTGGAGTAGAtgggatctcgtccgagtggtttgaagccgactcaaTCAAGATAAGCTTGGAGTagatctcggccgagttcggaataccgaacgGGGCTGAGACCTGGTTCTTTCCTgactggttcgaatccgagtcgaggagagagatcttgccgaagtcgttggtgatgaagtcgaggctgccgaaccaaaacgcctgcccgggagggaaggcgaagtcgtcaatgtcggagacggaacccatcgcactgatcggcgaaagaacttgacgcaacccctacctggcgcgccaactgtcgaaacaagatttcggcaatactaaaaggggtggctatcaagctagaaaagtggatgggtttggagacaaggaattttatataggttcaggccttcttattcaagaagtaataccctactcctgtccggggatgattccgccgagtgtattattgatcgtatgatctgggagaaaatcgTGTCCCAAGAGGCCGGACCCTTCCTTATATAGgagaaggggtccgtattacaaaatacagtccatatccttaACGGAATATgagattacagataaaatacaatcgtaaccgactaggatcccgggtatttccttgacatacaagttcaGAAActtaacccgagtcctcataaagatattctatctatatttggtaccctGTACCCAACTAGACTATAactgccgtgtagatatggggtatccataatctccacactcaGGTATTAACTCACTGTGAAATGAGAGATTTAAAGGTCAAAGCAGAACTGCAGACATGAAACTAACCTGAACTCATTTCTTGTTCATAAGAGTAACATGAACTCATTTTCTGTCCACAAGAGTTACTAGTAATAAGCTGCATGCCAACGTTCTTTGATACTTCACTGAAGTTTTGTAGACCATCTCAACGGTGTGGAATACAGAGAAGATAATTGTACCTTTTGTTATCTGCAGTCTGCAGACTGCAGATTGTCCATTTTATACCTAGTACGATGCCAATGCCAATTCAGTATTATCTAAAAGGTATAATGCCAATTATCTGTACCGCTGAAATTAATCTGTATCCAATATCTGGTCCCAGATAGTCTGCAGGTTCCAGAAATGAAGTTTGATGCAGAAATGGTTGTGCTGGTTTTACATCATTTTGGTGCTGAAATGGATAATTCGGTGTGAAAACATGCTTCTCAATTCTTAGGCATTCCTGATAGATGGTGTCAGGCCTTTCACTGAATGATCTAAATTTTTATGCATATAATGTAAAGTCCGCTCGTGTTATTGGTAATTGAACTACTAAGCTAGTCTGATATAATCATGTCAACATTCTTTGACATTTCAGTAATCTTTGGCAGATGAGCATATCGATCAGCTGCAAAGGAATACAGAAAATTGGATTTTTTGGGGGAAAGATAATTGAATTTTTTATATCTACAGATTGTCCTGGTTCATCAGTATTGCTACAGTTCTAACTTTTACTCCTAGACTCCTTGGAACAATGCCAATtcacatcataaaaaaaatgtttgccgTTTTATCTGCACCACTGAATTTAATCTGTATCCAATATTCAGTCCCAGATCATGTGGAGGTTTGCAGAGTACCAGTCCTCTGGAACTGAAATTTTCCAATACTTTTCAAATAGAACGAAATTAAGGTGCTTCTCAAAACtagttttgaattcaaattgcaACCTGCAAGTTGCCATCGATCAAGTCTTGCAACGCAAGCAGGCTCCGCTTCCTCCGCAGCTTCCAGAATTTGTTCGAAACGAAGCAAACTGGAGCACGCAACTATCcaaaatatatactactagcagcagcgtcttcctcctcgtcgtcttcAACCTCTCTCGTGTCGCGTGCCAttcgccatcgccaccacctccactaCTCGATCCCCTCCCATCCCTCTGGAACCTCCACTACTACTCGCCCCACCAATGGCTGACGGCGAGTCTCCGCCATGGGCGGAGCTCGTCCCCGACATCGTCCGCGAGATCGGCCGCCACCTCCTGTGCGAGATTGACCGCCACCATGCGGATGGCCTCTGCAGGTCCTGGCGCGACGCGCTCCTACAACTCcggcccccgcctccgccgctcccgcGGCTCGTCCTCCCGGAAGCCGACGGGCCCGCGTTCTACTGCGTCCCTAGCGGCTGCCGCCCCCACCCCTTCGTCCTCCCGCCCGCCGCGCTCCGCGCGCGGTGCTTCGGCTCGTACGACGGAGCCTGGATCTTCCAGGCCGTCGACCAGGCGGCGAACCACGTCCTCCTCAACCTCATCACCCACCAGCAGCTCAACCTCCCCAACCTGCTCCGTTTCCACTCCTTCATGCTTCCGGCATTGACATTTGACTTCGAGGTCGCCTTCGTCGCGGCCACCCTCTCTAGCCGGCCGACTGATCAGGGATGCGTCGGCGCCGGCATCATCAGCTTCAACCGCGTGCCCCACGACCCAAGGCACATCGCGTTCTGGTGCATGGGCGATGAGGCGTTCTCGTGGTCCATCCAGATGACGAGGAATATTGGCGGGGCACTGGAACTGGATGTGGTGGACCTCCTGTACAGCAGCCATGGCGCTggcgccttcctcttcctcacccGACGGGAAGACATCCATGTGTTTCGTCAACCGATATTCCCTCAGGGAGACGTGATGCAGTCGACACCGCTCTACTTCGAGCGgcgcggtgacgacgacgacgacgacgggcggcCGGTCCTTGATCGCTACCTCGTGGAGTCCCGAGGGAAGCTGCTCATGGTCGTCAGGTTAGGAGATCGTGAGCCTGCCCGCTTGCCGACCACGACGTTCCGGGTGTTCGAGAGAGAAGACGAGCTGTTCAACAACTACTGGACCAAGCTGCCCGACCTTGGCGGCCGCATGCTGTTCGTCGGAAGAGGCTGCTCCAGATCATACGAAGCGGCGGATGGGTACCCCGGCATGGAGGGCGTCTACTTCCTGGATGACCGGAGCTTCCACGACCCGATGGTTGTGCACATGAATGCCGCCGATCGGCAGTATCCCTGCAGCGACAACGGGAGATGGTCGGGAGCACAGCCACCAGCGGAGGTAGAGCTCTGCTTCCCGGAGCAAGGTCGGTCGAACTACTCCCCTCCGGTTTGGATTCTCCCATGAGACGCACGACACATGTTTTCGGTTGTTGAAATTGTTGCCGGTGATCAGGCTAGTCTGTGATCGTTGCTAAGCTTTCTGTTAGTGTGTTTGTACGTTGATGAGTTGGATGGTTTTCTCGTGTTGAAGTTGTTACTGGTGTAAGCTGAAGCAGTATTGCTCAATTCACTTGGTTTCTGTCTGCAtgttttttcacaaatttgCATTTCAATTCAAGCTTCTTTTACTGAAGTCGCAATCTGCAGAAATGTCTTGGGAATTGGAAAATGCAGattgttctttttctttatGATTGATAGTTATTAACATGATACAGCGCTAATGATCTGCACTTCTGAATTTAGTAGCACTAGCTGGCAGAAAGATTAATATGTAGTAGGATTGACCTTATTCGAATTCATTGTTTCTGATTTGGATGATACTGTACTGCAGAGATAGTTACTTGTTAGTCCAGTATTGTTAGCTGAACAAAACACAATTTCGAACAAAATTCACTTGCATACAGCCAGCAATGATGGATGCGTAGTTTATTTGCACCTTTTGCTACCTTAAGTGCCTTTTCCCCTTGTGATTTTGGATTGCAGCTGATAATTTCAGTGTGGATATGTGCATGTTTGTGCTCAGATTTTCTGTGATCAGAACACatccttttttttgttgttgttgttgttcttttCTTATATAAGTGGTGGAGAATTTGCATGCAGTCAAATTTAGTTGTAAACTCTAGCTGCTACTTACTCTTGTAGTGAACTGAGAATGTGAAAACATTGAGTTCTTAGCTCAAGTGCAGAATCCACATGGTCTGAAATCTGAATGTTGTATGCCCGGTGCTTCATGTGGTCTCTGTTATACAAACCGGTATGCATCCACAATAGTAGCACACTAttcttccaacttttccatgcATTTTCCACTTTGGTTCTTCTGATAGAGTAAATAGCAGCTTGGTTCATTTCTGTGAAGTTATAGTTTGCTGCGTATGGCTGGCCTTTTGAATTGGCCGTTATAACTGAACATTGTTAGCATGTTTTGTTCCTTCTTTCTGGTTTTGTAGCCCAAAAATGTCTTTCTGCTGACGATATACTGAATGTTGTCTTTGGACTACTTGCTTTGATCGGACGGGAAGATGCAGATACTGTAGCACATCCGGCAGACCGAGCCGGCTGTTTCTTTTTATCGGCTTAAGATTTTCATGCTTttgatatctctctctctctctctctaaatatATCATCTGTTACTTTGTTTTTTGACGCAAGAAGGTAGAGCATGCTCTACCTTATAGTCATTTCATTGATAGAAATGAAGATTACAGAGATTATTATACAAGAATAGAGGTTATAAAGGTAGCATAAGGAAGAGAGAAGACATAGATAGAGGGGAGGGGTAGGGTGGTGGGATGGATTTACAGAGTTATATACACTAGGCTGTTCCCTAGGAAAGCCTTGAACACCAAGATCTAATTTTTTGCCTGGTTCTCTCATTGGCCCTATGACTGCATAGTTTCAGGATACCGGCGATCTGCTGCGTTATATATTGCAGGTGATCTATTTGTCCTTCAAAGAGCCTATTGTTGTGCGATTTCCACAGCGTGTATGCACAGGCAGCAAACCATATTGGttctgttggaattaatagatgggccttagcccactcgaagattaattctttggaaaatcacaaaagcctaCCTCATGGGATGATATGCATGGGGAGTTTAGTACCatcttgcttattctaggaaagggggacctccttaaaagggcaACTTGAAGTATGtgaggtggagagaagagggggaacacacgtgCGAGCTCGCTGGCCTGGCTTGGCGTGGCGGCGCACATatgcgtcgaatggtccgccaaaattggttcctcacccttgcgcagatgcggCCTCCTTTTGCAGTATTGTTTTGCTGcggaaaattcggatttgtttgttttggaaacattccgaaaaatccagtgcgtgaaaacggcgtggagtccggataggttacgcgcgacttatccggttacGCGGAGTAGAGATCATGCGGATGCCATAATCAAGCGacctttctctatataaaccgagccgccgcctccacgcaacatacgcaaaatcaatctatgctttgcctcctactctgtgatGCGCCGTTGCTCCACAAAATCAATCTATgctttgcctcctactctgtgatGCGCCGttgctcgtagactactccatcccgctcgcctgCGTGctccggcgatcgggagagcaggtctccggaacctctaccttcgacgtcctgcaccgggagaaggcaacaataaggtttttgggaagcgcttcgcatGACTACTCCCTATTCATCCAtgacggctcgtcttcctcttcacTCGCGTGCTACGCGTCGTCGTCAACACCAACAACCACGAGTAATTCCTGCTGAACAACCAGTCTTCCGGTACCCTCGGTACGTgctcaatatgttgcgcatatttgatctgttcatgttatactgtctagtttacatatgtagatcttataatgcgttcatgctagtttacatctgtaatgtcatgatttctggaataaattaaatcattatgtgcttatactTTCAACAGGTTCTATTCCACTTGTTGAGTGATTCTTGTCCATGACAGCTTGTATGAAAGTCGGGGCTGACTCGGACTTGGCTAGCTGTAGTAAATCCAATTTCTTTCATAGGTTGTTTGCATTCTTACACCAAGAGAATATGATCTGTGGGTTCAAGGGCAGGACAGATGTTGCAGTGGGGGGTGTCATCCCAGTTCTTTTTGACCATATTGGCTTTAGTGTTCAGTCTATCTTTGAATGCCAGCCATAGGAAGATTTTGCAATTATGTGGGATTGTGTTGAGCCAGATGTAGTCAGCCGGTTTCCAAAGGGATCCATGGTAAGTCAGTAATGATATGCATTTGCAGTTGAGATCTTAGGAGCAGGGTATAGGATTTCTCGTGTCCGTTACCTCCAGGGGATGGGTGTGATGTCTTGTAGGATGTGCCACAGTGTTTCCAGCTCTGATTCTGCTTGGTAGGAGAGGTTGGGGTGGAGCTGTATTTTCCAGGAATTTTGTTGAAATTGTGATTGAACCATGCATTCTGTGTTCACAGCGTATGAGAACAAAATTGGGTAGGCAGATTCCAGGCGTTGTGCCAGCCATTTGTCCTTCCAAAATAGAGTTGTTGTGCCATCTCCTATTTTTACCTGTGTTGTTGAGCTTAGAATTTGAAAGTGTGACATAATAAGTTTCCAGGTTGGCGTATCACTGGTTCTGGGCTGCAGCTGTATAGTACTATTTTGTAGATATCTTTTCCTGAACCAGTTGGCCATTGGGTCATCTGAGCCTGTGAGCACTTTGTTACCTGATTTCAAAACCAATGCTGTGTTATGTGCCCTCAGGTCCTTAATCCCTAATACCTGTTGTTGTTTTTGTAGCAGTACTGTCTTCCAAGCAACTAGGCATTGACCTCCTTTTACTGATTTCTCACCTTTCCAAAAGAAGGCACACCTTAGCTTATCTATTTCCTCGATGGATTTATCTTGCCATAAGCAACATGCCATGTAGTATGTTAATGGATGATATCACAGAATTTATCATAGTTAGTCTTCTTCCTGTGGACAGAGGCATCCAGCGAGCTAGATATCTGTCGACCTTTGAGATGACTGGTACTAACATGttatgtgtaacttttgtggttGACAGGGGCAACCCAAGATAAATGCACGACAGGGAGCTTGCTGGACACTGCAGAATCTGTGTTACTAGTTCCTTGGTTGAATCATTCAGGTGTATTGGAACAAGAGTGCTCTTATGGTAGTTGATCTGTAGGCCTGAAAAGCTTGCAAACGAATCCAGAATTTCTTTGAGTGTTGTTGCTTGATCCGCATCTCCTTTTATGAGAATCAAGGTATCGTCTGCATATTGCAGTGTTGGTGGTGCAACTTCAATATCTAGGGGGTGAATTAAGACACCTGTGCTGTATGCCCGTTGGATCATTTTTTGTAGAACGTCTGCAACTAATATGAATAGGTATGGCGATAAAGGGTCCGCTTGACGGACTCCCCTTCTCTATAGAATTTGTTCTCCCTTTTCTCCGTTGATGATAACCTGAGCTTTGCCTACGCAGAGCAGAGATTTCACCCAACAAATCCATTTATCCAGGAATCCTCTTACCCCAAGAACATTAAACAAAGCATCCCAGCTGACCGTATCAAATGCCTTGTGGAAGTCAAGCTTGAGTACTATcattggtttcttcttctttagCGCTGATTGTGCCATTTCTGAGGCGAGAATGAAGTTTTCAGAGATAGATCTGTTTTTGATGAAGCATGATTGCATGGGGTCAACTAACTTGATTATTTCCATCTGTAGCCTTTTGGCTAAGGTCTTGCTGAGAAGTTGGTACACTGTGTAGCAGGGATATAGGTCCGAAATCCTTGATTTGAACTG
This genomic window from Oryza sativa Japonica Group chromosome 12, ASM3414082v1 contains:
- the LOC9272085 gene encoding F-box/kelch-repeat protein At1g57790; translated protein: MADGESPPWAELVPDIVREIGRHLLCEIDRHHADGLCRSWRDALLQLRPPPPPLPRLVLPEADGPAFYCVPSGCRPHPFVLPPAALRARCFGSYDGAWIFQAVDQAANHVLLNLITHQQLNLPNLLRFHSFMLPALTFDFEVAFVAATLSSRPTDQGCVGAGIISFNRVPHDPRHIAFWCMGDEAFSWSIQMTRNIGGALELDVVDLLYSSHGAGAFLFLTRREDIHVFRQPIFPQGDVMQSTPLYFERRGDDDDDDGRPVLDRYLVESRGKLLMVVRLGDREPARLPTTTFRVFEREDELFNNYWTKLPDLGGRMLFVGRGCSRSYEAADGYPGMEGVYFLDDRSFHDPMVVHMNAADRQYPCSDNGRWSGAQPPAEVELCFPEQGRSNYSPPVWILP